From Scylla paramamosain isolate STU-SP2022 chromosome 16, ASM3559412v1, whole genome shotgun sequence, one genomic window encodes:
- the LOC135107965 gene encoding peptide deformylase, mitochondrial-like, which translates to MAGKRFIEAYKSFFNPKPVSPPFLHVCQVGDPVLRTATRPVEVEHLDSPEIKQVILQMKQVMKRYDSVGLAAPQIGIPLSMILLEFSPKRKEQFGAEVYAAREMSTLPLTLVINPKMDVIDYSKVELPESCESIRGYSAVVPRYKAVRLSGMDEKGEPVLLEKKGWLARIIQHEMDHLHGKLYIDCMTSRTFQNDGWHRINVHQGRVKIEFHKK; encoded by the exons ATGGCCGGAAAGCGTTTCATAGAGGCTTACAAAAGCTTCTTCAATCCCAAGCCAGTAAGTCCACCATTTCTTCATGTGTGTCAAGTTGGGGACCCAGTTTTACGAACAGCAACCAGGCCCGTGGAGGTTGAGCATCTTGACAGCCCAGAAATAAAGCAG GTTATTTTACAAATGAAGCAAGTCATGAAGAGATATGACAGTGTTGGGCTGGCTGCTCCTCAAATAGGTATCCCATTAAG tatgaTTCTCTTGGAGTTTTCtcctaaaagaaaagaacagtttGGTGCTGAAGTGTATGCTGCAAGAGAAATGTCTACTTTACCTCTTACA TTAGTAATAAACCCCAAGATGGATGTTATAGATTACAGCAAAGTAGAGCTTCCTGAGTCCTGTGAAAGTATTCGAGgctacagtgctgtggtaccaAGATATAAAGCTGTCAGGCTATCAG GTATGGATGAGAAAGGGGAGCCTGTGCTGCTGGAGAAAAAAGGGTGGTTAGCAAGAATCATTCAGCATGAGATGGACCACCTTCATGGAAAACTGTACATTGATTGTATGACATCAAGAACTTTCCAAAATGATGGTTGGCACAGAATTAATGTACATCAGGGGAGAGTGAAAATAGAATTTcataaaaagtga